In Rouxiella sp. WC2420, the following proteins share a genomic window:
- the yegS gene encoding lipid kinase YegS: protein MKEETQALLIINGKGAGNAALREAVTSMRSSGLNLAVRVTWEHGDAARYVAEAIELGVETVIAGGGDGTINEVATALFKQASGPLPALGIVPLGTANDFATSCGIPLAVDQALTLAIHGRAADIDLACVNDERYFINMATGGFGTRITTETPEKLKSALGGVSYFIHGLLRMDTLKADSCEIIGPEFAWQGDALVIGIGNGRQAGGGQEICPDALINDGLLQLRLLTSEELLPSFLRSLLDGEENKNILSTSTPWLEINAPHEMTFNLDGEPLTGKHFRIDVVPNALQCRLPPHCALLG, encoded by the coding sequence ATGAAAGAAGAAACTCAGGCATTGCTGATTATTAATGGAAAAGGCGCTGGCAATGCAGCACTGCGCGAAGCCGTAACCAGCATGCGATCTTCAGGCTTAAATCTAGCCGTGCGTGTTACCTGGGAACACGGCGATGCTGCCAGATACGTCGCCGAAGCCATCGAACTCGGCGTTGAAACCGTAATAGCCGGCGGGGGCGACGGCACAATAAATGAAGTTGCGACAGCATTATTCAAACAGGCTTCCGGCCCCCTTCCAGCGCTGGGCATTGTCCCACTCGGCACGGCCAATGACTTTGCCACCAGCTGCGGTATCCCATTAGCAGTAGATCAGGCTTTGACGCTAGCCATACACGGTCGCGCGGCAGATATCGATTTAGCCTGTGTCAATGACGAACGCTATTTCATCAATATGGCCACCGGTGGATTTGGTACCCGTATTACTACCGAGACTCCTGAAAAATTAAAATCAGCCCTCGGCGGCGTTTCATATTTTATCCATGGGTTATTAAGAATGGACACGTTGAAAGCCGACAGCTGTGAAATCATTGGCCCAGAGTTTGCCTGGCAAGGCGATGCGCTGGTGATTGGTATCGGCAATGGGCGTCAGGCCGGTGGCGGCCAGGAGATTTGCCCGGATGCCTTGATTAATGATGGCCTGCTCCAGTTACGTTTGCTGACCTCGGAAGAACTATTACCTTCATTTCTGCGCAGCCTGCTTGATGGAGAGGAGAATAAAAACATTTTATCGACTTCAACGCCCTGGCTTGAAATTAACGCCCCTCATGAAATGACCTTCAACCTCGACGGTGAACCGTTAACCGGCAAGCATTTTCGTATCGACGTGGTGCCAAACGCCCTGCAATGCCGCCTGCCTCCCCACTGCGCGCTGCTGGGGTAA
- the yegQ gene encoding tRNA 5-hydroxyuridine modification protein YegQ, translating into MSTSQCKPELLSPAGTLKNMRYAFAYGADAVYAGQPRYSLRVRNNEFNHQNLALGINEAHALGKKFYVVVNIAPHNAKLKTFLRDLQPIVEMSPDALIMSDPGLIMMVREAFPHIDIHLSVQANAVNWATVKFWQQMGLSRVILSRELSLEEIAEIRQQVPEMELEVFVHGALCMAYSGRCLLSGYINKRDPNQGTCTNACRWEYKVQEGVENELGNIVHKHEPIAMQEIDPVKPTLGQGQPTPRLLMLEEALRPGEYMSAFEDEHGTYIMNSKDLRAIEHVGSLTRMGVHSLKIEGRTKSFYYCARTAQVYRQAIDDAVAGKSFDTSLMTTLEGLAHRGYTEGFLRRHVHQAQQNYDYGFSVSDRQQFAGEFTGQRGTGNNLGWAEIDVKNRFSVGDSIEIMTPEGNVQLFIDQMQNRKGEAINVAPGNGHIVYIPLPEEITLPYAILLRNLIDNSNTRNPNP; encoded by the coding sequence ATGTCTACATCACAGTGTAAACCCGAATTATTGTCCCCCGCCGGCACGCTCAAAAATATGCGCTACGCCTTTGCCTATGGCGCAGATGCAGTTTACGCCGGTCAACCGCGCTACAGTCTGCGGGTGCGCAATAACGAGTTTAACCATCAAAACCTGGCACTTGGTATCAATGAGGCCCACGCACTCGGCAAAAAATTCTACGTGGTGGTCAACATTGCGCCGCACAACGCCAAGCTGAAAACCTTCCTGCGCGATCTGCAGCCGATCGTCGAAATGTCGCCGGATGCGCTGATCATGTCCGATCCCGGCCTTATCATGATGGTTCGCGAGGCTTTTCCACACATTGATATCCATCTTTCAGTGCAGGCTAATGCCGTCAACTGGGCAACAGTCAAGTTTTGGCAACAAATGGGGCTGAGCCGGGTTATCCTTTCCCGCGAGCTGTCTCTGGAAGAGATTGCCGAAATCCGCCAACAGGTGCCGGAAATGGAGCTGGAAGTGTTTGTACACGGGGCGCTGTGCATGGCCTACTCCGGCCGCTGCCTATTATCGGGCTACATCAACAAACGTGACCCTAATCAGGGAACCTGTACCAATGCCTGTCGCTGGGAATATAAAGTACAGGAAGGCGTCGAAAACGAGCTGGGAAATATCGTGCACAAGCATGAGCCCATTGCGATGCAGGAAATAGACCCGGTAAAACCAACGCTGGGACAGGGGCAACCCACCCCTCGGTTATTAATGCTCGAGGAAGCCCTGCGACCGGGAGAATACATGAGCGCGTTCGAGGATGAGCACGGCACTTATATTATGAATTCCAAAGACCTGCGGGCGATTGAGCATGTCGGTAGCCTGACCAGAATGGGCGTTCATTCGTTAAAAATCGAGGGTCGCACCAAGTCTTTCTATTACTGCGCGCGCACGGCACAGGTTTATCGACAGGCGATTGATGACGCGGTAGCGGGTAAATCTTTCGACACCAGTTTAATGACTACCCTTGAGGGTTTGGCGCATCGCGGCTATACCGAGGGTTTTTTGCGTCGCCATGTTCATCAAGCACAGCAAAACTATGACTATGGCTTTTCGGTAAGTGACAGGCAGCAGTTTGCCGGAGAGTTTACCGGCCAGCGCGGAACCGGGAATAATCTTGGCTGGGCCGAGATTGACGTTAAAAACCGTTTCTCTGTGGGTGACAGCATTGAAATCATGACTCCTGAAGGCAATGTTCAGCTTTTCATCGACCAAATGCAAAATCGCAAAGGAGAGGCTATCAACGTTGCCCCTGGCAATGGGCACATTGTTTATATCCCGCTACCTGAAGAAATTACACTGCCCTATGCAATTTTGTTAAGAAACCTGATAGATAATAGTAATACGCGTAATCCAAACCCTTAA
- a CDS encoding YegP family protein: MATGHYDLKKAKNGQFHFNLKAGNGEIILSSEMYASKASAENGITSVQINATDEGQYEIKPGKDGQQYFVLRAKNHQVIGVSEMYTATSGLQKGMLSVVKNGPSTDIRDLTHADSLTRI; encoded by the coding sequence ATGGCTACGGGTCACTATGATCTTAAAAAAGCGAAAAACGGACAATTTCACTTTAACCTGAAGGCCGGGAACGGAGAGATTATTCTTAGCAGTGAAATGTACGCCAGTAAGGCGTCGGCTGAGAACGGGATTACTTCGGTACAAATTAACGCTACCGACGAAGGACAATATGAAATCAAGCCCGGAAAAGATGGACAACAGTACTTTGTGCTGCGGGCGAAAAATCATCAAGTCATCGGCGTTAGCGAAATGTACACGGCCACAAGCGGTCTTCAGAAAGGTATGCTGTCAGTTGTCAAAAATGGACCGAGTACGGACATTCGCGACCTGACTCACGCAGACTCTCTGACACGAATTTGA
- the baeR gene encoding two-component system response regulator BaeR, which translates to MNEYVNADHQPLKILIVEDEPKLGQLLVDYLQAAGYATEWLTNGNDVIPLVQSNPPTMILLDLMLPGSSGLTICRDIRQFSDIPIMMVTAKTEEIDRLLGLEIGADDYICKPYSPREVVARVKTILRRCYRPNEPMADGVGLHIDEGCFQAHYQGVELDLTPAEFRLLKTLSIKPGYVFTREALLNNLYDDYRVVTDRTIDSHIKNLRRKLESIDGDKAFIRAVYGVGYRWEADPCRLT; encoded by the coding sequence ATGAATGAATACGTTAATGCGGATCACCAACCGCTAAAAATTCTGATTGTTGAAGATGAGCCTAAACTGGGCCAACTGTTGGTCGATTATTTACAGGCAGCAGGCTATGCCACCGAGTGGCTGACCAACGGCAACGATGTTATCCCGCTGGTGCAGTCCAACCCGCCGACCATGATCTTGCTTGATTTGATGCTGCCCGGCAGCAGCGGTCTGACTATTTGCCGTGATATTCGCCAGTTCTCTGATATTCCAATCATGATGGTCACCGCCAAAACGGAAGAGATTGACCGACTGCTGGGGCTGGAAATCGGTGCCGATGACTATATTTGCAAACCGTACAGCCCTCGCGAAGTCGTCGCGCGCGTCAAAACTATTTTGCGTCGCTGCTATCGTCCCAACGAACCGATGGCAGATGGTGTAGGTTTACACATCGACGAAGGCTGTTTTCAGGCACATTATCAGGGCGTAGAGCTGGATCTCACTCCCGCAGAATTTCGCCTGCTCAAAACGTTGTCGATCAAACCGGGCTACGTTTTCACCCGAGAAGCGCTGCTAAACAATCTTTACGACGACTACCGCGTGGTGACTGACAGAACTATCGACAGTCATATCAAGAACCTGCGTCGCAAGCTGGAATCCATTGACGGTGATAAAGCGTTTATTCGCGCGGTCTACGGCGTGGGTTATCGCTGGGAAGCCGATCCTTGTCGGTTAACATAA